The Setaria viridis chromosome 6, Setaria_viridis_v4.0, whole genome shotgun sequence genome includes the window TAATGCCATGAGTGTCTGCCTTTCAGTTCTGTGTTTTCAGCTTCTTGGAGCTGTGCATGTCATGGTCACAAATGAACTGAAGGAGCCTCTTTTCGTCTGTAACTTTGTCTCCCTTTGTCTGGATTCTAGGTTATATTTGCTAACCATTTATTATGTTCAATTAGGCAATGATGAAGGACCAGTTTGCTAATTATGTGGTTCAGAAGATACTCGAAACATGCAATGAGAGTCAGCGGGAACTCCTCATCAGCCGTGTAAAGGGTCATCTGCAAGCATTGAGGAAGTACACCTATGGCAAGCATATTGTAAGCCGAGTTGAGCAGCTCTGTGGTGAAGGTAAGTTTCATCTTCCTTTAGTAATGACACTAGGCTTCTCTATGATTATTTTGGATGAATTATCATAACATGTTTGATTATGTGATGTTCCAGGACCTGCCGAGTCAGATTCTTGAAACAACCCTCAAATTATTCATAGGAGGCGTGACTTGATCTTTGCTATCCATCAAGCCAAACAAGTCGAACTCTGGTACCTTCAGACGGGCTAACAAAACTGTTGTCGAAGAATGTATAGGTGTGACTTTCTCCAGGGTAGTCTTTTGAGTTTCTAGAACAGCAGCTTAGTGGTGTGCATCAGTGTATCTATGTTAGGGTGTGCCTATTTACAGAATAATAGTGGTCGGTTAGCTGTGTGCAAAAAGGAGTTTAGCGTTATGGTGTGTATGCGATACATATCAACTGTGCCTGGTAATGTATTTGCTTGCTTGCATCGCAGTTCTGGGATAAAAGCCCTGCTTATGTTTGCCTTGATTGCGAGTTTGTGAGATGATCTCTAGTTCAGTTCGAGGTGCGTTTTCTGCATGGCTACCAGCCGCCGTCCATTTTTGTATGTGTGTTGATGAACAAATTGTGCACAATAGTCATCCCTGCACAGGACGGtagattatattttttaaaacaaatCTGCTGAAATTCAACTGTTTTTTTCTGAAAGATGTTTTCTTTCAAATTgttgcatttcaaagggacaaAGGGTTATCTAGTAGTGAAAACAAATTGTGCGCAACCTAGTCATCCCTGCACAGTACGgtagattttttaaaaaaaaaaatctgatggAATTGAACtgctttttttataaaaaaaatgaaagatgTTTTCTTTCAATTTGCTGCATTTCGAAGGgactaaggtggtgtttggttagCTCAAATGTAACATAAGTAAcaccattacatatgtttgatTGCGGTGATATGTAATCAATTGATAGTTTGATACTGTAATCGAAttccttacctaaataataccTATACAAGTTTTTTACCCATCCtccccaccgtaatcagatgCAATACTCATAtagtaatctgattacgttaccagagtgcaatcAAACAAAGAGAATGAaggtagattttttttaaaaaaactctaGTGGAATtgaactatttttttataaaaaataaatctaaaagaTGTTTTCTTTCAATTTGCTGCATTTCGTGttttggttcgtgctaaggtaacGTGAACACAAAGGAAATCAGATTATAGTGTATTTAGCAGCGGAATGAGTGATTACcatctttgtttggttgcactttgataacgtaatcagattacggtgtGGGTGCTGTATCTGATTACGGTAGGGGGAGCAGTTAACAAgtttgtatagatattatttaggtaagggattcaATTATAGTGTCAATTGATTATAAACCACTGTAATAAAACATACGTAATGGAATTCGTTAGCTTCAGTAATCAGAACCATACGCCACGTAAGGGTTAAGCAGAAAAAATAGGTACTCAGTGGAAATATAGTCAGGCTTACAATGTCTATGAAAAACTAAAGGCTCGAGGAATTAACACAACGTTCTTTGTTGGTTCTAACACAAACTTAAGTACATAGCCTCTTTAGACGCCAAAGCCCTCGAGATTGGCGCTGTCCCTCGACTCCCGGCGGCTCCGGCTGCTCCTCGCCCGGCCGACGCTGCCGGCTACCCCATCGCCCAGTTCGTCGAACACCCGCCCAACCATTCCCTCGATGACGTCCAGCGGCAGCATCtccctccggccgccggccaaggCCTTGTCGTTGGCCTTCAAGAACCCGGCGTACGCGCCGCGCACCGCCTTGGCCGCCGCGGCCTTGATCTGTCCCCGGAGGTCGCCGTCGGGGATCTTGTACTCGGCGCCGTGCCGCCTCACCCGATCCTCGAGCATGTCGGCGAACGCCGCTGCCTTTCCCCGCGCGTCATCGGGCGGCCAGGTCCTCGGCGCCCCGGAGCTGCCGCCGGCAACGAGCCGAACGAGCGGCGTCCACGCCGCGTCCTGGTACTCCCACGCCGCCTCCTCAGCCGCCGCCTTGTACCGCCGCCGCATGGTGTCCTCGCCGACCAGCCTCGCCAGCTCCGAGCCCCGGGCGCGCATGTAGATGTACCAGTACGCGTTCATGGCCGTCACGTGCGACGCCACCGTGTCCGCGcacgcccggcgcgccgcctcgACGTGCCGGCGCAGCGCCTCCAGCACGTTCGACGCCGCCTCGGCGAGTGGCGgcgcgcggtcgccgccgccctcgctcccgtcctcgtcctcgtcgccgccgcgctcccgctCCGCCCGCAGCGCGGCGTCCATGAGCGCGCGGTAGTCGTCGGACGCGAGGCACTTGAGGTAGTTCACGGCGTACCGCACGATCTTGGGCACGTCGCCGAcgccttcgccggcgccggTAACGTAGTGCGTCTCGATGCGGAGGCCAAACTCGAAGAacacgccggtggcggcgcgcgccaGGGCGCGTTCCAcctcgcgcgcgcgctcgcggATGGCGGCCAGCGTGGCGGACTCGCCGGAGAAGAGCTCCTCGAGGCGCCCCCGCTCCCGGACCACCGCGTCGAGCATGTCGAGCAGCTTGAACAGCCTCTGCGgctcgcgcgcggcggcggccacgccgtCGGCGAAGCGGAAGAACGCCGCGGCGATGCGGGCGGCGATCTTGGCGAAGCACTCGGGCCAGACCGCTGGTGGGAGGGGTTCGAGCACGCGCGCGCAGAGCCGGCGCTCCGCCGGGAGCACGGAGGCGATGGCCACGTGGAAGTGCGGGCTCCACAGCGCCATGGCCGACTCCAGCGACTCCCACTCCATGTCGTCGATGGCCTCCGGCGTGTATGACTTGAGGTACGCCGGGTTGAGCCGCATCATCGCCTTGGCCGCTCTCCTGTACCTCGTCTGTGTGACGTCACCCCACCGTTATTTCGGTTACGCACATCGCAACTGTCGCAGCAAGAAAGAACAAGGCTGTTGTACAAATTAGGGGAAGAAAATGAATCACCTTGACGTAGATGTCAAGGCAGATGTCGAGGCAGTCGTTGCCGGCGAGCGTTCTGGCCATCCTTGTGGCGGCCTCGACCTCGTCGTCGGTGCCCAGCTCGTACTGCGCCGTGTCGTCTCCGTCGGCGCCAGCAATATCGTCATCGACGGGCGCCGCCGGGTGCTTGAGCCTGAGGAGCAGCGCCTCGAAGAGGTCCTGGACGCCGAGGAGCGCCTCGTCGAGCGGGCCCTCGAAGCGCAtctgctccgcctccgcctcgtacACCGCGCGCAGCGCCGCAGCGGCCTCGGTGAGCCTGCgcacgcggccgcggccggcggccttGGTCCGGCCGAGGAACccgaccgcctcctccaccctccgGACGGCCTCGTCCCCGCGCGCCACGACCTCCTCGATGGCGTCGCGGAGCCGATCCACGCGGCCGACGAACGCGACCGCGCCCCCGGCGTCTGCCGGgtccgcgggcggcgccgcctcctcggcgaGCGCGGACGCGCGGCGGAGCGCCGCGAGGAAAGGTTCGGCCGGGGCGACGGCGCGGTCGATGCGCGCCcgcagcgcgcgcgccgccacggCCTGGGACTGGAGGTTGGAGGACGGCGAGGCGCCGGACAGCAGCTCGGCCAGGCGGTcgccgac containing:
- the LOC117861944 gene encoding exocyst complex component EXO70I, which encodes MCPNASTTAAADADTELAKIQASRAAIVSVLSAAAEAEIDIDDVGDRLAELLSGASPSSNLQSQAVAARALRARIDRAVAPAEPFLAALRRASALAEEAAPPADPADAGGAVAFVGRVDRLRDAIEEVVARGDEAVRRVEEAVGFLGRTKAAGRGRVRRLTEAAAALRAVYEAEAEQMRFEGPLDEALLGVQDLFEALLLRLKHPAAPVDDDIAGADGDDTAQYELGTDDEVEAATRMARTLAGNDCLDICLDIYVKTRYRRAAKAMMRLNPAYLKSYTPEAIDDMEWESLESAMALWSPHFHVAIASVLPAERRLCARVLEPLPPAVWPECFAKIAARIAAAFFRFADGVAAAAREPQRLFKLLDMLDAVVRERGRLEELFSGESATLAAIRERAREVERALARAATGVFFEFGLRIETHYVTGAGEGVGDVPKIVRYAVNYLKCLASDDYRALMDAALRAERERGGDEDEDGSEGGGDRAPPLAEAASNVLEALRRHVEAARRACADTVASHVTAMNAYWYIYMRARGSELARLVGEDTMRRRYKAAAEEAAWEYQDAAWTPLVRLVAGGSSGAPRTWPPDDARGKAAAFADMLEDRVRRHGAEYKIPDGDLRGQIKAAAAKAVRGAYAGFLKANDKALAGGRREMLPLDVIEGMVGRVFDELGDGVAGSVGRARSSRSRRESRDSANLEGFGV